From Camelus dromedarius isolate mCamDro1 chromosome 12, mCamDro1.pat, whole genome shotgun sequence, the proteins below share one genomic window:
- the ZNF215 gene encoding zinc finger protein 215 isoform X2, giving the protein MEQEIPRATVLDSKIISEKEDPVPEQRVSGEELSHGVIMAGLTDSGHPPADAWKYDDWLYRNQEHWDINLPQEGFIRKTVCTEEGDFEYGENKDCLDVKSVNSIFDTPQSIPMKKESPKCDQLKTNFEFNLDSVGKQHSEYDECGKALSLRTDTQHLKSHTTVNSYECFQCGKAFSRSSSLVRHQIIHTGEKPYKCSECGRFFNRRTNLTKHQKIHTEAKACEGNKYGKAFSMLEDSNKNRGLRSADNSYECVNCGQSFTRSSSLIRHQVIHTGEKPFKCRECKKTFNRSSNLIKHQKRHT; this is encoded by the exons ATGGAACAAGAAATCCCGAGAGCAACTGTTTTGG acAGTAAGATAATTTCAGAAAAGGAGGATCCAGTTCCAGAGCAGAGAGTCTCTGGAGAGGAACTGTCTCATGGAGTGATTATGGCAGGGCTGACCGACAGTGGACATCCTCCTGCAGATGCCTGGAAATATGATGATTGGTTGTATAGGAACCAGGAACACTGGGACATAAATTTGCCACAAGAAGGTTTCATCCGTAAGACAGTCTGCACTGAGGAGGGAGACTTTGAATATGGTGAAAATAAGGACTGCTTAGATGTTAAGTCAGTTAACTCAATTTTTGATACACCACAGAGCATTCCTATGAAGAAGGAATCCCCAAAGTGTGATCAGCTTAAAActaattttgaatttaatttagaCTCAGTAGGTAAGCAGCATTCAGAATAtgatgaatgtgggaaagcccTGAGCCTGCGTACAGACACTCAGCACCTGAAAAGTCATACCACGGTGAATTCCTATGAGTGTTTTcaatgtgggaaggccttcagccGCAGTTCATCCCTTGTTCGACATCAGATcattcacacaggagagaaaccctataaGTGCAGTGAATGTGGAAGATTCTTCAACCGACGTACAAACCTTACTAAGCATCAAAAAATTCACACTGAAGCAAAGGCCTGCGAAGGCAATAAATATGGAAAAGCCTTCAGTATGCTTGAAGACAGTAATAAAAATCGAGGACTCCGTTCTGCAGATAATTCCTATGAATGTGTTAACTGTGGACAATCCTTCACCCGTAGCTCCTCACTTATTCGACATCAAGTGATtcatacaggagagaaaccatTCAAATGTAGGGAATGTAAGAAAACCTTCAACAGGAGTTCAAATCTTATTAAACACCAAAAACGTCATACTTGA